A window from Gossypium raimondii isolate GPD5lz chromosome 7, ASM2569854v1, whole genome shotgun sequence encodes these proteins:
- the LOC105776476 gene encoding protein GLUTAMINE DUMPER 3: MPDQNAPWSLPQPTAECTPPSLLTSPSPSVFGILFYFATQSNPTTFSISSVKAIQTGTKPSLSSPAPAMAEPHSPWWHSPVPYLFGGLAAILGLIAFALLILGCSYFRLCGLLDTTTGEGADVESGQKDGDSSEQVKVYEEKILVIMAGEERPTFLATPISIKPSCFDDKNGKCEDNEGSEKAKNGEKVKEEVGNERH, encoded by the exons ATGCCCGACCAGAACGCACCGTGGTCACTGCCCCAGCCAACAGCTGAGTGCACCCCGCCATCGTTATTAACTTCG CCCTCACCTTCTGTTTTTggcatattattttatttcgcTACCCAAAGCAATCCCACCACCTTCTCTATTAGCAGTGTTAAAGCAATACAAACAGGAACCAAACCGTCATTGTCGTCACCAGCACCAGCAATGGCGGAACCACACTCTCCATGGTGGCACTCTCCCGTACCGTATCTCTTTGGAGGGCTAGCAGCGATTCTCGGTCTCATCGCTTTTGCTCTGTTGATCTTAGGTTGCTCCTACTTCCGACTTTGTGGTCTTTTGGACACCACCACAGGTGAAGGAGCTGATGTTGAAAGTGGCCAAAAAGACGGTGATTCCAGCGAGCAGGTGAAGGTTTATGAGGAGAAGATTTTGGTGATAATGGCCGGTGAGGAGAGACCTACGTTCTTGGCCACCCCTATTTCCATTAAACCTTCCTGTTTTGATGATAAAAATGGTAAGTGTGAGGACAATGAAGGATCTGAGAAAGCTAAAAATGGTGAGAAAGTGAAAGAAGAAGTGGGTAACGAACGCCATTAG
- the LOC105776321 gene encoding zinc finger protein CONSTANS-LIKE 4 codes for MASKLCDSCKLATSDLFCCPHSAFLCCNCDSTTHAANHLASPHPRVCLCQVCEQAPAHVTCKGDAASLCVACDQHIHSANPLARQHVRLPIIPFYDSDNSVPAVKSNCAVNNFLDEPYFSAVDGDTYVNQEETEEAFWLLPNTNHKAVESPDVYTGQFLFSEIDLYLDLDYVPLNLKIGTPEQTCSGTDAMVPTQSKSVEDPPVNHRCVNSDFTRSKPFTNYGYNPHSHSLSASSSLEVGVVPDGSAMMREISKQQGRRTESMHELASAEREARVLRYKEKRKKRKFEKTIRYASRKSYAEMRPRIKGRFAKRTDFEPDRTNIYGFGVVPSF; via the exons ATGGCGTCCAAGTTGTGTGACTCCTGCAAATTAGCCACCTCCGACCTCTTTTGCTGCCCTCACTCAGCGTTCCTTTGCTGTAACTGTGATTCCACTACCCACGCCGCCAATCACCTCGCATCGCCTCACCCTCGTGTTTGCCTCTGTCAAGTCTGCGAGCAAGCGCCGGCTCACGTCACCTGCAAGGGCGACGCCGCTTCTCTCTGCGTCGCCTGCGACCAACACATCCACTCAGCAAACCCCCTCGCCCGCCAGCATGTGCGCCTTCCTATTATCCCCTTCTATGACTCCGACAATTCAGTCCCTGCAGTCAAGTCCAACTGTGCCGTCAACAACTTCCTAGACGAGCCGTACTTCTCGGCCGTCGATGGAGACACTTACGTCAACCAGGAGGAAACGGAGGAGGCTTTTTGGCTGCTTCCTAATACTAACCATAAGGCTGTGGAGAGTCCTGACGTGTACACGGGGCAGTTTTTATTCTCGGAGATTGACCTCTATTTGGATCTGGATTACGTGCCTTTGAATCTAAAAATCGGAACCCCGGAGCAGACCTGCTCTGGAACTGACGCAATGGTCCCTACCCAAAGCAAAAGCGTCGAAGATCCACCGGTTAACCATCGATGCGTCAACTCGGACTTCACCCGATCCAAACCCTTCACTAATTATGGCTACAACCCTCACTCTCATAGCCTCAGT GCATCATCATCATTGGAGGTTGGAGTGGTCCCAGATGGAAGTGCGATGATGAGGGAGATATCAAAGCAGCAAGGGAGAAGGACGGAGTCAATGCATGAACTTGCATCAGCTGAAAGAGAAGCGAGAGTTCTCAGGTacaaagagaagagaaaaaagagaaaatttgagAAGACAATCCGTTACGCCTCTAGAAAATCTTACGCTGAAATGCGGCCTAGGATTAAAGGTAGGTTCGCCAAGCGCACTGACTTTGAACCCGATCGCACTAACATTTATGGATTCGGAGTGGTTCCCTCGTTTTAA
- the LOC105776397 gene encoding protein ENHANCED DISEASE RESISTANCE 2-like produces MRATNQKHRPSAADSATKYSISASTETSTPIPDWIAESINGGSLRNVDVDNGINGWASPPGDLFSLRSVNYLTKKQKSSAGDYLLSPVGMDWLKSTSKLDNVLARSDNRVYQALKKAKSQGKSTKSFIVAVNLQIPGKDHYSAVFYFATEDPISPGSLLYQFINGDDAFRNQRFKIVNRIVKGPWIVKKAVGNYAACLLGKALTCNYHRGASYLEIDVDIASSTIANAILHLALGYATSVTIDMGFLVEAQTEDELPEKLIGAVRVCQIEISSATVVDALTPPIPTAVARGMGCSKVNHHKLSDDDDDDADDK; encoded by the coding sequence ATGCGTGCAACTAACCAAAAACACCGACCCTCCGCCGCCGATTCCGCCACCAAATACTCCATATCTGCTTCAACGGAAACTTCTACGCCAATCCCCGATTGGATTGCTGAGTCAATCAACGGTGGGTCGTTGCGAAACGTCGATGTTGATAATGGAATCAACGGTTGGGCATCACCCCCCGGGGATCTATTCTCTCTCCGATCCGTTAACTACCtgactaaaaaacaaaaatcctCCGCTGGCGACTACCTTCTCTCTCCCGTCGGTATGGACTGGCTCAAGTCCACTTCCAAGCTCGACAACGTACTAGCTCGCTCCGATAACCGTGTTTATCAGGCGTTAAAGAAAGCTAAATCCCAAGGCAAATCAACGAAAAGCTTCATTGTCGCCGTTAATCTCCAGATCCCTGGTAAAGATCATTACAGCGCTGTTTTCTATTTTGCTACTGAGGATCCCATCTCTCCCGGTTCGTTACTTTACCAGTTCATCAATGGCGACGATGCCTTCAGGAACCAACGGTTCAAGATCGTCAACCGGATCGTCAAAGGACCTTGGATCGTCAAAAAAGCGGTGGGCAACTACGCGGCGTGCTTGTTAGGTAAAGCTTTGACGTGTAATTACCATAGAGGTGCGAGTTACCTGGAAATCGACGTGGATATTGCGAGCTCGACGATTGCTAACGCGATTTTGCACCTCGCGTTGGGGTACGCGACGAGCGTAACAATCGATATGGGATTTTTGGTAGAAGCGCAGACCGAGGATGAGTTGCCGGAAAAGTTGATCGGGGCGGTTAGGGTTTGTCAGATAGAAATTTCATCAGCGACTGTTGTTGACGCACTTACGCCACCGATTCCAACAGCGGTGGCGCGAGGAATGGGGTGTTCAAAAGTTAATCACCATAAATtgagtgatgatgatgatgatgatgctgatgaTAAATGA
- the LOC105776249 gene encoding putative pentatricopeptide repeat-containing protein At3g25970: MRRPLNSLIQSSAYAFYKVLTTHCHALKLGTLADVYTANKILNAYTRWKELHIARKLFDEIPHRDTVSWNTMIAGFVNCGNLETACKILKNMRICDFDFDGYSFGSLLKGVASAYRLEVGQQLHSIVIKMGYEENVYAGSALLDMYAKCEKVEDAYTVFEYLPEPNSVSWNALIAGFSKVGDRSTAFWLLHCMEKEGVRAEDGTFAPLLTLLDDIEFYKLTIQIHGKIVKHGLAFDNTVCNAMITAYSECGSIRDGRKVFDGAVGMRDLVTWNSMLAAYLVHEEEELGFQLFLDMQRLGFEPDIYTYTSILSGCFEKAHKSHGQSLHAVVIKRGLEYLVPISNALIAMYLKSNNTSMGEALKLFESMELKDRVSWNSILTGFSQIGLNEDALKLFGQMRSLMVEIDHYAFSAVLRSCADLATLQLGRQVHVLAIKSGFETNDFVASALIFLYSKCGIIEDARKSFEETPNDSSIAWNSLIFGYAQNGQGSIALDLFFLMRDRKVRLDHITFVAVLTACSHIGLVEEGLNFLKSMESDYGIPPRMEHYACAVDLLGRARRLGEARTLIESMPFKPDAMVWKTLLGACRVCGDIELATQVASHLLELEPEEHCTYVLLSHLYGHLRRWDEKANLTRLMRERGVKKVPGWSWIEIKNQVHAFNAEDQSHPLCKEIYQMLGELMEEITWLDTDTGLDILISDFDEPCESCDAKLLSAGNF; the protein is encoded by the coding sequence ATGAGGCGGCCCTTGAACTCACTCATCCAGAGCTCTGCTTACGCGTTTTACAAGGTTTTGACGACTCATTGTCACGCTCTCAAGTTGGGGACTCTTGCCGATGTTTACACTGCCAACAAAATCTTAAACGCCTATACGAGATGGAAAGAGTTACATATCGCTCGCAAGTTGTTCGACGAAATTCCGCACAGAGACACAGTTTCTTGGAACACGATGATTGCTGGGTTTGTAAATTGTGGGAATTTAGAGACAGCATGCAAAATTCTAAAAAACATGAGAATatgtgattttgattttgatggcTATTCCTTTGGGAGTTTGCTTAAGGGCGTGGCTTCCGCTTATAGACTTGAAGTTGGCCAACAGCTACATTCTATCGTTATTAAGATGGGTTATGAGGAAAATGTGTATGCAGGGAGTGCTCTTTTGGATATGTATGCCAAGTGCGAGAAAGTTGAAGATGCTTATACGGTTTTTGAATACTTACCCGAACCTAATTCCGTCTCATGGAATGCTTTGATTGCTGGGTTTTCAAAAGTGGGTGATCGTAGCACTGCATTTTGGCTTTTACATTGTATGGAGAAGGAGGGAGTGAGGGCTGAGGATGGCACATTTGCTCCGCTTCTTACATTGCTCGATGATATTGAGTTTTATAAGCTGACAATTCAAATTCATGGCAAGATTGTAAAACATGGGCTTGCATTTGATAATACTGTATGCAATGCGATGATAACAGCATATTCAGAGTGCGGTTCAATCAGAGATGGTAGAAAAGTGTTTGATGGTGCAGTTGGCATGCGTGATTTAGTAACCTGGAATTCCATGCTAGCTGCTTACTTGGTTCATGAGGAAGAAGAACTGGGCTTTCAACTTTTTCTAGATATGCAAAGGTTGGGGTTCGAACCAGATATATATACTTACACTAGTATCCTTAGTGGTTGTTTTGAAAAAGCACACAAAAGTCATGGACAATCCTTGCATGCCGTAGTTATTAAAAGGGGATTGGAGTACTTGGTGCCTATTTCCAATGCACTAATAGCAATGTACCTTAAGTCGAATAATACTTCCATGGGAGAAGCTTTAAAATTATTCGAGTCCATGGAATTGAAGGATCGTGTCTCTTGGAACTCCATTTTGACTGGGTTTTCCCAGATTGGATTGAATGAAGACGCCTTGAAACTTTTTGGTCAAATGAGATCTTTGATGGTAGAGATTGACCACTATGCCTTTTCTGCTGTCCTTAGATCTTGCGCTGATTTAGCGACACTTCAATTAGGTCGGCAGGTTCATGTCTTGGCAATTAAGTCGGGCTTCGAGACTAATGATTTTGTGGCAAGTGCATTGATTTTCTTGTACTCGAAGTGTGGGATAATCGAAGATGCTCGAAAATCCTTTGAAGAGACTCCCAATGACAGTTCAATTGCTTGGAATTCATTAATTTTCGGCTATGCACAAAATGGGCAGGGCAGTATTGCCCTTGACCTATTCTTCCTGATGAGAGACAGAAAGGTGAGGCTCGATCATATAACGTTTGTTGCGGTTCTTACTGCATGTAGTCATATTGGTCTTGTGGAAGAAGGCTTAAATTTTCTGAAATCTATGGAATCTGATTATGGAATCCCACCACGTATGGAGCACTATGCTTGTGCAGTTGATCTATTGGGGCGAGCTAGGCGACTAGGTGAGGCAAGAACCTTAATTGAATCAATGCCATTTAAGCCTGATGCAATGGTGTGGAAGACATTGTTGGGTGCCTGTAGAGTGTGTGGTGACATAGAATTAGCTACCCAGGTAGCAAGCCATCTGCTAGAATTAGAGCCTGAAGAGCATTGCACCTATGTTCTACTCTCTCACCTGTATGGACACCTAAGGAGATGGGATGAAAAAGCTAATTTAACAAGGTTGATGCGAGAGAGGGGAGTTAAAAAGGTTCCTGGTTGGAGTTGGATAGAGATTAAGAATCAGGTCCATGCTTTCAATGCTGAAGATCAGTCACATCCTCTTTGTAAAGAGATATATCAAATGTTAGGGGAATTGATGGAGGAAATAACATGGTTAGATACCGATACTGgtttagatattttaatatcTGATTTTGATGAGCCATGTGAGTCTTGTGATGCAAAGCTGCTGAGTGCAGGTAATTTCTGA